Proteins encoded within one genomic window of Hermetia illucens chromosome 2, iHerIll2.2.curated.20191125, whole genome shotgun sequence:
- the LOC119650219 gene encoding epsin-1 isoform X4, whose translation MRKQKDDMQMNVAGLRRNIKNLAHNYSDAQVKVREATSNDPWGPSATIMSEIADLTYNVVAFSEIMQMVWKRLNDHGKNWRHVYKALIVLEYLIKTGTEKVAQQCKENIFAIQTLREFVYYEEGKDQGLHVREKAKQLVSLLRDDERLKNERAKALKAKERLAQHPSGFGSDGYIEGPTNRETPPGWRDEPPKGTEVDFVRPQTAGEEELQLQLAMAMSREEAEQEEAKRRSDDVRLQLALSQSEQDFKQSTTPTRRQNEKKNEEQSKQSHLMDLLDISLGATSLNSPTEGAAGVSDPWGTPSHTMPARSDPWSGATSPPVDPWQVPPRPPVSIGATADSWLPQRTQSPGLASNTMNDAWRQNNSTPTSALNGNLSNPIPTDPWLGKGVSTPPTDPWLSGKPAQKTEIIEDPWLAKSNTSVNADPWATNNLESRPSPVGAITSPISDLDEFDIITNRNKTGLPNSNGANNNNSSLLDDMDPLSSKKPIKSPQSFLGENSSLVNLDNLIKPAAPVSNNGTGAAYNPFSDTNLVPAAKPNLFQQQQQTVPSINQLKQQPFPVTLNQDPWAPVNSNNTSAQNNNTPWIKPEVAATNPFLS comes from the exons A TGAGAAAACAAAAGGACGATATGCAGATGAACGTAGCTGGACTTCGTCGAAACATAAAAAACCTAGCACACAATTACTCGGATGCTCAG GTCAAAGTTCGCGAAGCAACATCAAATGATCCATGGGGTCCATCAGCGACCATTATGTCCGAAATTGCCGACCTAACATACAATGTGGTCGCCTTTTCAGAAATCATGCAAATGGTATGGAAGCGTTTAAATGATCACGGGAAAAATTGGCGTCACGTTTATAAAGCTCTCATTGTGCTTGAATACTTAATTAAAACGGGCACCGAAAAAGTAGCACAACAATGCAAAGAAAATATATTCGCCATTCAAACCCTTCGTGAATTCGTCTACTACGAAGAAGGTAAAGATCAAGGATTGCATGTACGTGAAAAGGCCAAACAACTTGTCAGTTTGCTTCGTGATGATGAACGTTTGAAAAATGAACGAGCGAAAGCACTAAAGGCCAAAGAACGATTAGCTCAACATCCGAGCGGGTTCGGTAGCGATGGTTATATTGAGGGACCGACAAATCGAGAAACGCCTCCCGGTTGGCGAGATGAACCGCCGAAAGGAACAGAAGTTGATTTCGTTCGCCCACAAACAGCAGGAGAGGAAGAATTACAGCTACAACTGGCAATGGCAATGTCTCGTGAGGAAGCCGAACAGGAGGAAGCGAAACGACGTAGTGATGATGTTCGACTGCAACTAGCTTTAAGCCAAAGCGAACAAGATTTCAA ACAATCTACCACTCCTACCAGACGacaaaatgagaagaaaaatgAGGAGCAGTCTAAACAGAGTCACTTAATGGATTTATTAGATATTTCACTAGGTGCAACGAGCTTGAATAGCCCAACGGAAGGTGCTGCAGGAGTTTCAGATCCATGGGGAACGCCAAGTCATACAATGCCAGCA CGATCAGATCCATGGTCCGGAGCAACATCACCACCAGTAGACCCGTGGCAAGTACCACCCAGACCACCAGTATCTATTGGTGCAACAGCCGATTCATGGTTACCACAACGTACCCAGTCACCAGGACTCGCATCCAACACAATGAATGACGCGTGGCGACAAAATAATTCGACTCCCACAAGTGCTTTAAATGGAAACCTATCAAATCCAATTCCAACAGATCCTTGGCTTGGAAAAGGAGTATCCACGCCACCAACTGATCCTTGGCTAAGTGGGAAACCAGCTCAAAAAACGGAAATTATCGAAGATCCGTGGCTTGCAAAGTCTAATACTTCAGTTAATGCCGACCCATGGGCTACTAATAATTTGGAA TCGAGGCCTTCACCTGTTGGTGCAATTACATCACCCATATCGGATTTGGATGAGTTTGATATAATAACAAATCGAAATAAGACTGGACTACCCAATTCTAATGGCGCTAACAATAATAATT CATCATTACTTGACGATATGGACCCATTGTCATCAAAGAAACCAATTAAGTCACCACAATCCTTCCTAGGTGAAAATTCATCATTAGTCAATTTGGATAATCTAATAAAACCCGCTGCACCTGTGAGTAATAATGGAACGGGAGCAGCATATAATCCCTTCAGTGATACCAATCTGGTGCCGGCAGCGAAACCAAATCTAttccagcagcaacaacaaacg GTTCCGTCCATAAATCAATTGAAACAACAACCGTTCCCTGTAACATTAAACCAAGACCCCTGGGCACCAGTCAATTCAAATAACACAAGTGCACAG
- the LOC119650219 gene encoding epsin-1 isoform X2 — MRKQKDDMQMNVAGLRRNIKNLAHNYSDAQVKVREATSNDPWGPSATIMSEIADLTYNVVAFSEIMQMVWKRLNDHGKNWRHVYKALIVLEYLIKTGTEKVAQQCKENIFAIQTLREFVYYEEGKDQGLHVREKAKQLVSLLRDDERLKNERAKALKAKERLAQHPSGFGSDGYIEGPTNRETPPGWRDEPPKGTEVDFVRPQTAGEEELQLQLAMAMSREEAEQEEAKRRSDDVRLQLALSQSEQDFKQSTTPTRRQNEKKNEEQSKQSHLMDLLDISLGATSLNSPTEGAAGVSDPWGTPSHTMPARSDPWSGATSPPVDPWQVPPRPPVSIGATADSWLPQRTQSPGLASNTMNDAWRQNNSTPTSALNGNLSNPIPTDPWLGKGVSTPPTDPWLSGKPAQKTEIIEDPWLAKSNTSVNADPWATNNLESRPSPVGAITSPISDLDEFDIITNRNKTGLPNSNGANNNNSSLLDDMDPLSSKKPIKSPQSFLGENSSLVNLDNLIKPAAPVSNNGTGAAYNPFSDTNLVPAAKPNLFQQQQQTVPSINQLKQQPFPVTLNQDPWAPVNSNNTSAQLDEFLFEYESNQLATTNNNQNNGISLSTNFDDITSMNSNNMNLFDNSINCINNNSQNNSNVPATGLIPTNHNNASINIANNSALLSFDNINYLDNNNTPWIKPEVAATNPFLS; from the exons A TGAGAAAACAAAAGGACGATATGCAGATGAACGTAGCTGGACTTCGTCGAAACATAAAAAACCTAGCACACAATTACTCGGATGCTCAG GTCAAAGTTCGCGAAGCAACATCAAATGATCCATGGGGTCCATCAGCGACCATTATGTCCGAAATTGCCGACCTAACATACAATGTGGTCGCCTTTTCAGAAATCATGCAAATGGTATGGAAGCGTTTAAATGATCACGGGAAAAATTGGCGTCACGTTTATAAAGCTCTCATTGTGCTTGAATACTTAATTAAAACGGGCACCGAAAAAGTAGCACAACAATGCAAAGAAAATATATTCGCCATTCAAACCCTTCGTGAATTCGTCTACTACGAAGAAGGTAAAGATCAAGGATTGCATGTACGTGAAAAGGCCAAACAACTTGTCAGTTTGCTTCGTGATGATGAACGTTTGAAAAATGAACGAGCGAAAGCACTAAAGGCCAAAGAACGATTAGCTCAACATCCGAGCGGGTTCGGTAGCGATGGTTATATTGAGGGACCGACAAATCGAGAAACGCCTCCCGGTTGGCGAGATGAACCGCCGAAAGGAACAGAAGTTGATTTCGTTCGCCCACAAACAGCAGGAGAGGAAGAATTACAGCTACAACTGGCAATGGCAATGTCTCGTGAGGAAGCCGAACAGGAGGAAGCGAAACGACGTAGTGATGATGTTCGACTGCAACTAGCTTTAAGCCAAAGCGAACAAGATTTCAA ACAATCTACCACTCCTACCAGACGacaaaatgagaagaaaaatgAGGAGCAGTCTAAACAGAGTCACTTAATGGATTTATTAGATATTTCACTAGGTGCAACGAGCTTGAATAGCCCAACGGAAGGTGCTGCAGGAGTTTCAGATCCATGGGGAACGCCAAGTCATACAATGCCAGCA CGATCAGATCCATGGTCCGGAGCAACATCACCACCAGTAGACCCGTGGCAAGTACCACCCAGACCACCAGTATCTATTGGTGCAACAGCCGATTCATGGTTACCACAACGTACCCAGTCACCAGGACTCGCATCCAACACAATGAATGACGCGTGGCGACAAAATAATTCGACTCCCACAAGTGCTTTAAATGGAAACCTATCAAATCCAATTCCAACAGATCCTTGGCTTGGAAAAGGAGTATCCACGCCACCAACTGATCCTTGGCTAAGTGGGAAACCAGCTCAAAAAACGGAAATTATCGAAGATCCGTGGCTTGCAAAGTCTAATACTTCAGTTAATGCCGACCCATGGGCTACTAATAATTTGGAA TCGAGGCCTTCACCTGTTGGTGCAATTACATCACCCATATCGGATTTGGATGAGTTTGATATAATAACAAATCGAAATAAGACTGGACTACCCAATTCTAATGGCGCTAACAATAATAATT CATCATTACTTGACGATATGGACCCATTGTCATCAAAGAAACCAATTAAGTCACCACAATCCTTCCTAGGTGAAAATTCATCATTAGTCAATTTGGATAATCTAATAAAACCCGCTGCACCTGTGAGTAATAATGGAACGGGAGCAGCATATAATCCCTTCAGTGATACCAATCTGGTGCCGGCAGCGAAACCAAATCTAttccagcagcaacaacaaacg GTTCCGTCCATAAATCAATTGAAACAACAACCGTTCCCTGTAACATTAAACCAAGACCCCTGGGCACCAGTCAATTCAAATAACACAAGTGCACAG TTGGATGAGTTCCTATTTGAGTATGAATCAAATCAATTAGCCACGACAAacaacaaccagaacaacggCATCAGCCTTAGTACAAATTTTGATGATATCACATCAATGAATAGCAATAATATGAATTTGTTCGACAATAGTATCAACTGCATAAACAATAATAGTCAAAATAATAGTAACGTCCCTGCAACTGGCTTGATTCCTACCAACCACAACAATGCCAGTATCAATATCGCGAATAATAGTGCTCTTTTAAGTTTCGATAACATCAACTATTTGGAT
- the LOC119650219 gene encoding epsin-1 isoform X5 — protein sequence MRKQKDDMQMNVAGLRRNIKNLAHNYSDAQVKVREATSNDPWGPSATIMSEIADLTYNVVAFSEIMQMVWKRLNDHGKNWRHVYKALIVLEYLIKTGTEKVAQQCKENIFAIQTLREFVYYEEGKDQGLHVREKAKQLVSLLRDDERLKNERAKALKAKERLAQHPSGFGSDGYIEGPTNRETPPGWRDEPPKGTEVDFVRPQTAGEEELQLQLAMAMSREEAEQEEAKRRSDDVRLQLALSQSEQDFKQSTTPTRRQNEKKNEEQSKQSHLMDLLDISLGATSLNSPTEGAAGVSDPWGTPSHTMPARSDPWSGATSPPVDPWQVPPRPPVSIGATADSWLPQRTQSPGLASNTMNDAWRQNNSTPTSALNGNLSNPIPTDPWLGKGVSTPPTDPWLSGKPAQKTEIIEDPWLAKSNTSVNADPWATNNLESRPSPVGAITSPISDLDEFDIITNRNKTGLPNSNGANNNNSSLLDDMDPLSSKKPIKSPQSFLGENSSLVNLDNLIKPAAPVSNNGTGAAYNPFSDTNLVPAAKPNLFQQQQQTVPSINQLKQQPFPVTLNQDPWAPVNSNNTSAQPTMDAWTLK from the exons A TGAGAAAACAAAAGGACGATATGCAGATGAACGTAGCTGGACTTCGTCGAAACATAAAAAACCTAGCACACAATTACTCGGATGCTCAG GTCAAAGTTCGCGAAGCAACATCAAATGATCCATGGGGTCCATCAGCGACCATTATGTCCGAAATTGCCGACCTAACATACAATGTGGTCGCCTTTTCAGAAATCATGCAAATGGTATGGAAGCGTTTAAATGATCACGGGAAAAATTGGCGTCACGTTTATAAAGCTCTCATTGTGCTTGAATACTTAATTAAAACGGGCACCGAAAAAGTAGCACAACAATGCAAAGAAAATATATTCGCCATTCAAACCCTTCGTGAATTCGTCTACTACGAAGAAGGTAAAGATCAAGGATTGCATGTACGTGAAAAGGCCAAACAACTTGTCAGTTTGCTTCGTGATGATGAACGTTTGAAAAATGAACGAGCGAAAGCACTAAAGGCCAAAGAACGATTAGCTCAACATCCGAGCGGGTTCGGTAGCGATGGTTATATTGAGGGACCGACAAATCGAGAAACGCCTCCCGGTTGGCGAGATGAACCGCCGAAAGGAACAGAAGTTGATTTCGTTCGCCCACAAACAGCAGGAGAGGAAGAATTACAGCTACAACTGGCAATGGCAATGTCTCGTGAGGAAGCCGAACAGGAGGAAGCGAAACGACGTAGTGATGATGTTCGACTGCAACTAGCTTTAAGCCAAAGCGAACAAGATTTCAA ACAATCTACCACTCCTACCAGACGacaaaatgagaagaaaaatgAGGAGCAGTCTAAACAGAGTCACTTAATGGATTTATTAGATATTTCACTAGGTGCAACGAGCTTGAATAGCCCAACGGAAGGTGCTGCAGGAGTTTCAGATCCATGGGGAACGCCAAGTCATACAATGCCAGCA CGATCAGATCCATGGTCCGGAGCAACATCACCACCAGTAGACCCGTGGCAAGTACCACCCAGACCACCAGTATCTATTGGTGCAACAGCCGATTCATGGTTACCACAACGTACCCAGTCACCAGGACTCGCATCCAACACAATGAATGACGCGTGGCGACAAAATAATTCGACTCCCACAAGTGCTTTAAATGGAAACCTATCAAATCCAATTCCAACAGATCCTTGGCTTGGAAAAGGAGTATCCACGCCACCAACTGATCCTTGGCTAAGTGGGAAACCAGCTCAAAAAACGGAAATTATCGAAGATCCGTGGCTTGCAAAGTCTAATACTTCAGTTAATGCCGACCCATGGGCTACTAATAATTTGGAA TCGAGGCCTTCACCTGTTGGTGCAATTACATCACCCATATCGGATTTGGATGAGTTTGATATAATAACAAATCGAAATAAGACTGGACTACCCAATTCTAATGGCGCTAACAATAATAATT CATCATTACTTGACGATATGGACCCATTGTCATCAAAGAAACCAATTAAGTCACCACAATCCTTCCTAGGTGAAAATTCATCATTAGTCAATTTGGATAATCTAATAAAACCCGCTGCACCTGTGAGTAATAATGGAACGGGAGCAGCATATAATCCCTTCAGTGATACCAATCTGGTGCCGGCAGCGAAACCAAATCTAttccagcagcaacaacaaacg GTTCCGTCCATAAATCAATTGAAACAACAACCGTTCCCTGTAACATTAAACCAAGACCCCTGGGCACCAGTCAATTCAAATAACACAAGTGCACAG CCCACAATGGACGCTTGGACGCTTAAATAA
- the LOC119650219 gene encoding epsin-1 isoform X3, with amino-acid sequence MQMNVAGLRRNIKNLAHNYSDAQVKVREATSNDPWGPSATIMSEIADLTYNVVAFSEIMQMVWKRLNDHGKNWRHVYKALIVLEYLIKTGTEKVAQQCKENIFAIQTLREFVYYEEGKDQGLHVREKAKQLVSLLRDDERLKNERAKALKAKERLAQHPSGFGSDGYIEGPTNRETPPGWRDEPPKGTEVDFVRPQTAGEEELQLQLAMAMSREEAEQEEAKRRSDDVRLQLALSQSEQDFKQSTTPTRRQNEKKNEEQSKQSHLMDLLDISLGATSLNSPTEGAAGVSDPWGTPSHTMPARSDPWSGATSPPVDPWQVPPRPPVSIGATADSWLPQRTQSPGLASNTMNDAWRQNNSTPTSALNGNLSNPIPTDPWLGKGVSTPPTDPWLSGKPAQKTEIIEDPWLAKSNTSVNADPWATNNLESRPSPVGAITSPISDLDEFDIITNRNKTGLPNSNGANNNNSSLLDDMDPLSSKKPIKSPQSFLGENSSLVNLDNLIKPAAPVSNNGTGAAYNPFSDTNLVPAAKPNLFQQQQQTVPSINQLKQQPFPVTLNQDPWAPVNSNNTSAQLDEFLFEYESNQLATTNNNQNNGISLSTNFDDITSMNSNNMNLFDNSINCINNNSQNNSNVPATGLIPTNHNNASINIANNSALLSFDNINYLDNNNTPWIKPEVAATNPFLS; translated from the exons ATGCAGATGAACGTAGCTGGACTTCGTCGAAACATAAAAAACCTAGCACACAATTACTCGGATGCTCAG GTCAAAGTTCGCGAAGCAACATCAAATGATCCATGGGGTCCATCAGCGACCATTATGTCCGAAATTGCCGACCTAACATACAATGTGGTCGCCTTTTCAGAAATCATGCAAATGGTATGGAAGCGTTTAAATGATCACGGGAAAAATTGGCGTCACGTTTATAAAGCTCTCATTGTGCTTGAATACTTAATTAAAACGGGCACCGAAAAAGTAGCACAACAATGCAAAGAAAATATATTCGCCATTCAAACCCTTCGTGAATTCGTCTACTACGAAGAAGGTAAAGATCAAGGATTGCATGTACGTGAAAAGGCCAAACAACTTGTCAGTTTGCTTCGTGATGATGAACGTTTGAAAAATGAACGAGCGAAAGCACTAAAGGCCAAAGAACGATTAGCTCAACATCCGAGCGGGTTCGGTAGCGATGGTTATATTGAGGGACCGACAAATCGAGAAACGCCTCCCGGTTGGCGAGATGAACCGCCGAAAGGAACAGAAGTTGATTTCGTTCGCCCACAAACAGCAGGAGAGGAAGAATTACAGCTACAACTGGCAATGGCAATGTCTCGTGAGGAAGCCGAACAGGAGGAAGCGAAACGACGTAGTGATGATGTTCGACTGCAACTAGCTTTAAGCCAAAGCGAACAAGATTTCAA ACAATCTACCACTCCTACCAGACGacaaaatgagaagaaaaatgAGGAGCAGTCTAAACAGAGTCACTTAATGGATTTATTAGATATTTCACTAGGTGCAACGAGCTTGAATAGCCCAACGGAAGGTGCTGCAGGAGTTTCAGATCCATGGGGAACGCCAAGTCATACAATGCCAGCA CGATCAGATCCATGGTCCGGAGCAACATCACCACCAGTAGACCCGTGGCAAGTACCACCCAGACCACCAGTATCTATTGGTGCAACAGCCGATTCATGGTTACCACAACGTACCCAGTCACCAGGACTCGCATCCAACACAATGAATGACGCGTGGCGACAAAATAATTCGACTCCCACAAGTGCTTTAAATGGAAACCTATCAAATCCAATTCCAACAGATCCTTGGCTTGGAAAAGGAGTATCCACGCCACCAACTGATCCTTGGCTAAGTGGGAAACCAGCTCAAAAAACGGAAATTATCGAAGATCCGTGGCTTGCAAAGTCTAATACTTCAGTTAATGCCGACCCATGGGCTACTAATAATTTGGAA TCGAGGCCTTCACCTGTTGGTGCAATTACATCACCCATATCGGATTTGGATGAGTTTGATATAATAACAAATCGAAATAAGACTGGACTACCCAATTCTAATGGCGCTAACAATAATAATT CATCATTACTTGACGATATGGACCCATTGTCATCAAAGAAACCAATTAAGTCACCACAATCCTTCCTAGGTGAAAATTCATCATTAGTCAATTTGGATAATCTAATAAAACCCGCTGCACCTGTGAGTAATAATGGAACGGGAGCAGCATATAATCCCTTCAGTGATACCAATCTGGTGCCGGCAGCGAAACCAAATCTAttccagcagcaacaacaaacg GTTCCGTCCATAAATCAATTGAAACAACAACCGTTCCCTGTAACATTAAACCAAGACCCCTGGGCACCAGTCAATTCAAATAACACAAGTGCACAG TTGGATGAGTTCCTATTTGAGTATGAATCAAATCAATTAGCCACGACAAacaacaaccagaacaacggCATCAGCCTTAGTACAAATTTTGATGATATCACATCAATGAATAGCAATAATATGAATTTGTTCGACAATAGTATCAACTGCATAAACAATAATAGTCAAAATAATAGTAACGTCCCTGCAACTGGCTTGATTCCTACCAACCACAACAATGCCAGTATCAATATCGCGAATAATAGTGCTCTTTTAAGTTTCGATAACATCAACTATTTGGAT